Proteins from a single region of Desulfobacter postgatei 2ac9:
- the hslV gene encoding ATP-dependent protease subunit HslV, producing the protein MDNQQFHGTTILAIKTGDMVVVAGDGQVTLGNVVTKHKARKVRRIYHDRIITGFAGATADALTLAEKLEEKLDQYSGSLTRACVELAREWRTDKYLRRLEAMMIAADKENLYLLSGNGDVIEPDEGIISIGSGSTAAQAAAVALIENTDLSPVQIVEKSMKIAADICIYTNHHVTIETIE; encoded by the coding sequence ATGGATAATCAACAATTTCACGGTACCACAATTCTTGCTATTAAAACCGGAGACATGGTGGTGGTCGCCGGTGACGGACAGGTTACTTTAGGCAATGTTGTAACAAAACATAAAGCCCGGAAGGTCAGACGGATTTACCATGACCGGATTATTACAGGATTTGCAGGGGCCACGGCCGATGCACTGACCCTGGCCGAAAAGCTTGAGGAGAAACTGGATCAGTACAGTGGCAGCCTGACCCGGGCCTGTGTGGAACTTGCCCGGGAGTGGCGTACGGACAAATATCTTCGCCGTCTTGAGGCCATGATGATTGCAGCCGATAAAGAAAACCTGTATCTTCTTTCGGGTAACGGGGATGTGATTGAACCGGATGAAGGCATCATCAGCATCGGGTCGGGCAGCACCGCGGCCCAGGCTGCAGCCGTGGCCCTGATTGAAAATACGGATCTTTCACCGGTGCAGATTGTGGAAAAATCCATGAAAATTGCCGCAGATATCTGTATATATACCAATCACCATGTTACCATTGAAACCATAGAGTGA
- the coaBC gene encoding bifunctional phosphopantothenoylcysteine decarboxylase/phosphopantothenate--cysteine ligase CoaBC: MTLNGKHIFLGVTGGIAAYKCVELLRLFKKAGADVVVAMTRAATRFVGPATFEVLSENPVLLDLWEGPGSGVAHIEVGSRSDLAVIAPATANCIGKLAHGIADDALTTTMLAMTCPVLICPSMNTDMYQNIRVQKNLDLLEETGIHILDPDSGVLACRTSGAGRLPEPWFIFDRACALFYKKDLKAKTVLVSAGPTVEPIDPVRFISNHSSGKMGYAIAGAAEKRGANVILVSGPVSLDPPVGVTRVSVGSCDQMYDAMLESLDQADIIIKVAAVGDFKPVSVQAHKIKKSGTQGAVTLELTQNKDILKAIGLKKRKNQYLVGFAAETRDLETYAVGKMEKKQLDMIVANIVGKSGSGFKADTNKVKLFTRDGQVTDLPLMTKEKVAHAILDAVVQAVV; the protein is encoded by the coding sequence ATGACATTGAATGGTAAACACATTTTTTTAGGGGTGACCGGCGGTATTGCCGCGTATAAATGCGTTGAACTGCTTAGGCTTTTCAAAAAGGCCGGGGCCGATGTGGTCGTGGCGATGACCCGGGCTGCCACCCGGTTTGTGGGGCCTGCCACCTTTGAGGTGCTCTCGGAAAATCCGGTGCTGCTGGATTTGTGGGAAGGGCCCGGTTCCGGCGTTGCCCACATTGAAGTGGGGTCAAGGTCCGATCTTGCGGTCATCGCGCCCGCCACAGCCAATTGCATCGGCAAGCTGGCCCACGGCATTGCCGACGATGCGTTGACCACCACCATGCTGGCCATGACCTGCCCTGTTTTGATCTGCCCGTCCATGAACACGGATATGTATCAGAACATAAGGGTGCAGAAAAACCTGGATCTGCTCGAAGAAACAGGCATTCATATCCTGGACCCGGATTCAGGCGTGCTTGCCTGTAGAACCTCCGGTGCCGGGCGTCTGCCTGAACCCTGGTTTATTTTTGACCGGGCTTGTGCGCTTTTTTACAAAAAGGACCTGAAAGCAAAGACCGTCCTGGTTTCTGCAGGCCCCACGGTTGAGCCCATTGATCCGGTACGTTTTATAAGCAACCACTCCTCGGGTAAAATGGGGTATGCCATTGCCGGGGCTGCGGAAAAAAGAGGGGCCAATGTTATCCTTGTGTCCGGCCCTGTCAGCCTTGATCCCCCTGTTGGTGTGACACGCGTATCCGTGGGCTCTTGCGATCAGATGTATGATGCCATGCTTGAATCTTTGGACCAGGCCGATATCATTATTAAAGTGGCGGCTGTGGGTGATTTCAAACCGGTGTCCGTCCAGGCCCATAAAATCAAGAAAAGCGGAACTCAAGGGGCTGTCACCCTTGAATTGACCCAGAATAAGGATATTTTAAAGGCCATTGGGCTCAAAAAAAGAAAAAATCAGTACCTGGTCGGGTTTGCTGCAGAAACCCGTGACCTTGAAACCTATGCGGTGGGCAAGATGGAGAAAAAGCAACTGGATATGATTGTTGCCAATATTGTGGGTAAAAGCGGTTCCGGCTTTAAGGCAGACACCAATAAAGTCAAACTGTTCACCCGGGACGGACAAGTCACGGATCTGCCTTTGATGACAAAGGAGAAGGTCGCCCACGCCATTTTGGACGCTGTTGTCCAGGCGGTCGTTTGA
- a CDS encoding tyrosine recombinase XerC, translating into MILNDYVNILEAEKGYSAHTLRAYFTDIKSFILFYLDTCNCNDENWEQAFEKRVQQVDKMIVRRYLAAQTALKKSKKTLSRRLSALKSFFDYLVRAGLIGLNPADTIPFPKLEKTLPKAMGIDDIFRLLDTMKRDTWMERRNLAMFETFYSTGMRIGELHMLNIQDIDFHAGLIRVLGKGNKARIMPVGRRALDAVQTYRAHFKENFPAVFLNKDFRRLGRRSIRRILDKVVMECGLGLKISPHTLRHTFATHMLDSGADLRGIQEILGHVSLSTTQVYTHVSMDHLMAVYDKAHPRR; encoded by the coding sequence ATGATTCTTAATGACTATGTGAATATTCTGGAAGCTGAAAAAGGGTATTCCGCCCATACGCTTCGGGCCTATTTTACGGATATAAAAAGCTTTATCCTTTTTTATCTGGATACCTGTAACTGCAATGATGAAAACTGGGAACAGGCCTTTGAAAAAAGGGTCCAACAGGTAGACAAGATGATTGTGCGCAGATATCTTGCCGCCCAGACAGCCTTGAAAAAAAGTAAAAAAACCCTTTCAAGGCGTCTGTCCGCCTTAAAATCTTTTTTTGATTACCTGGTCAGGGCCGGGTTGATCGGGTTAAATCCTGCCGACACCATCCCCTTCCCAAAACTTGAGAAAACCCTTCCCAAGGCCATGGGGATTGATGATATTTTCAGGCTGTTGGACACCATGAAACGTGATACCTGGATGGAGCGACGTAATCTTGCCATGTTTGAAACGTTTTATTCCACGGGTATGCGAATCGGCGAGCTTCACATGCTCAATATTCAGGATATTGATTTTCATGCCGGACTGATTCGGGTTTTGGGCAAGGGAAACAAGGCACGCATCATGCCCGTGGGCAGGCGGGCTCTTGATGCCGTTCAAACCTACCGGGCTCATTTCAAGGAAAATTTCCCAGCGGTATTCTTAAACAAAGACTTTCGAAGGCTTGGCAGACGCTCCATACGGCGCATTCTTGATAAGGTGGTCATGGAATGCGGCTTGGGTCTGAAAATATCTCCCCACACCCTGCGGCATACTTTTGCCACTCATATGCTGGATTCAGGCGCAGATCTTCGGGGTATTCAGGAAATCCTAGGCCATGTCAGCCTGTCCACCACCCAAGTGTATACCCATGTGAGCATGGATCACTTGATGGCCGTGTACGACAAAGCCCATCCTCGAAGATAA
- the thiC gene encoding phosphomethylpyrimidine synthase ThiC, protein MSQSYTTQMDAARKGILTPQMEQVLANESISKEELMDGLAQGRIAIPANKHHLNLKAAGVGKGLKTKINVNLGVSKDVCCFDSEIRKAQLAIEYQADAVMDLSVSGDTETFRKRLVEQIPVMIGTVPIYDTLTRTGKPTEEITLEEWFETVEIHAANGIDFITIHAGLNQKCARSIKTNPRLCGIVSRGGSILFEWMEKTGNENPFYEHFDRLLDICQAHDVCISLGDGLRPGAIKDSTDAPQIEELITLGELTKQAWKKNVQVMIEGPGHVPLHEIEMNMQLQKKLCHNAPFYVLGPLVTDIAPGYDHITSAIGGALAAMHGADFLCYVTPAEHLRLPTADDVKEGIMASRIAAHAGDLAKGLKGAEIIDHKMSKARGELDWEGQFDCALDPEKARSFRKSSQPEEQEVCTMCGDFCAVKRTANLLKH, encoded by the coding sequence ATGTCACAGTCATATACGACTCAGATGGATGCAGCCCGAAAAGGCATTCTCACCCCTCAGATGGAACAGGTTCTCGCCAATGAATCCATTTCAAAAGAGGAGCTCATGGATGGCCTTGCCCAGGGTCGAATTGCCATCCCTGCCAATAAACATCATTTAAACCTGAAAGCGGCAGGTGTGGGAAAAGGACTTAAAACCAAAATTAACGTCAATTTAGGCGTATCCAAAGATGTCTGCTGTTTTGATTCGGAAATACGGAAAGCGCAGTTGGCCATAGAATACCAGGCAGATGCCGTCATGGACCTGAGCGTATCCGGCGACACTGAAACATTTCGAAAGCGTCTGGTGGAACAAATCCCTGTGATGATCGGTACGGTCCCCATTTATGACACCTTAACCCGTACCGGAAAACCCACAGAGGAGATAACCCTGGAAGAGTGGTTTGAAACCGTTGAGATCCATGCTGCCAACGGGATTGATTTTATTACCATTCATGCCGGACTTAACCAAAAATGTGCCCGAAGCATAAAAACCAATCCCCGGTTATGCGGCATTGTCAGCCGGGGAGGGTCCATCCTGTTCGAATGGATGGAAAAAACCGGCAACGAAAATCCTTTTTATGAACACTTTGACCGGTTACTGGATATTTGCCAGGCCCATGATGTCTGCATCAGCCTGGGGGACGGACTAAGACCGGGTGCCATAAAGGATTCAACAGACGCCCCCCAGATCGAGGAACTGATCACCCTGGGAGAACTGACCAAGCAGGCCTGGAAAAAAAATGTGCAGGTCATGATTGAAGGCCCAGGTCACGTGCCGCTGCATGAGATAGAAATGAACATGCAACTTCAGAAAAAGCTTTGCCACAACGCCCCGTTTTATGTGCTTGGCCCCCTGGTTACCGATATTGCCCCCGGCTACGATCATATCACCTCAGCCATCGGCGGAGCCCTGGCCGCTATGCATGGTGCCGACTTTTTATGTTATGTCACCCCGGCCGAACATCTGCGACTGCCAACCGCAGACGATGTTAAAGAAGGTATTATGGCATCGCGGATCGCCGCCCATGCCGGAGATCTGGCCAAGGGGCTTAAAGGGGCCGAGATTATTGACCATAAAATGAGCAAAGCCCGGGGTGAGCTGGACTGGGAGGGTCAGTTCGACTGTGCCCTGGATCCGGAAAAGGCAAGGAGTTTCCGAAAATCTTCGCAACCCGAGGAACAAGAGGTCTGTACCATGTGTGGTGATTTTTGCGCGGTTAAACGTACGGCGAATCTGCTTAAGCATTGA
- a CDS encoding prepilin-type N-terminal cleavage/methylation domain-containing protein: MAVNNQKGFTLIEMMMALVIGAMITAATYATYSSQQKAYQTQDQVAEMQQNLRAALYLIIEEIQMAGYDPEDSGNFSVTSAMPGRIQFETDKDEDGDSADEDNVNDSKETIDLGLSRTFDANGDGIPDTDSDGDGVPDPVDIGIQTGGAGGFQDIAENIQAVEFLYLDSAGINLALAPPVDLSAIRSVQITILAIAERSDPKFINSMTYTTPSGQNWGPYNDNFRRRLLTTTIKCRNLGI, encoded by the coding sequence ATGGCAGTAAACAACCAGAAGGGATTTACCCTAATCGAAATGATGATGGCCCTGGTCATCGGTGCAATGATCACAGCGGCGACCTATGCCACCTACTCTTCCCAGCAAAAAGCCTACCAGACCCAGGACCAGGTGGCTGAAATGCAGCAGAATCTTCGTGCAGCGCTTTACTTAATTATAGAAGAAATCCAAATGGCAGGCTATGACCCTGAGGACAGTGGAAATTTTTCCGTCACTTCGGCAATGCCAGGAAGAATCCAGTTTGAAACAGATAAAGACGAGGACGGCGACAGTGCAGATGAAGATAATGTAAATGATTCAAAGGAGACCATTGACCTCGGCCTGTCTCGCACTTTCGATGCGAACGGGGACGGTATTCCAGATACAGACAGTGACGGGGACGGAGTACCAGATCCTGTGGATATTGGCATTCAGACCGGCGGAGCAGGCGGATTTCAGGACATTGCCGAAAATATCCAGGCAGTTGAATTTTTATACCTTGATTCTGCAGGAATCAATCTCGCCCTGGCACCACCGGTAGATCTAAGTGCTATTCGTTCTGTTCAAATTACGATACTTGCAATAGCTGAACGTTCAGATCCTAAATTTATAAATTCCATGACATATACCACCCCTTCAGGCCAAAACTGGGGACCATACAATGACAACTTTCGCCGCCGGCTGCTCACAACCACAATAAAATGCCGCAATTTAGGAATATAA
- a CDS encoding PilC/PilY family type IV pilus protein yields the protein MTNKGANHLFFILILFITLWMMPGHALALCSIDPNGTYIEAEHFTGDYQLDPWYHQSGDYFELHPDNSANGEIILKSGSSGAADSTPENEVKKYDVNFTATGTYYIWMRGKGFNGSEDSMFFTVDNDSWKAWNFGGNYGRFIWTGSMQIGIGNTISISTTGPHTIKIAMRETNTEIDGFYITKGTETPTDASVPSKENTINPQAGCSGPTWATDPLQLEPTCFVGYNATSLTFDITNTGTANDTSSATISSSETWATVNNSTVPALAVNESHTVTVNFSTSALAAGTHTATLTITSSGNVENSPLEIPITLLVKAAPSSAACGEIPLYAENLVNPAIMVQLDTSGSMDNKMDTDDGYMTRISIAEDVLKEVFLDRSISWGFATWAGGSGRSNDSEGSPTYYTNYRIGCHDHDEEHQDALQSKADDGSASGYTPLVPAMKAALAYFQGNRQDNHYNEKFTQLSCQPRILVLVTDGLGNTATDNTKIGAITDSLIAEGITIVAVGFGLDDATQLDLIVKKMKTAGEASEDDYLYHLHNEDANGVAEPFMAQNRQEFINAMNDIVTSVKAQVFHGASPAPTTSVDNGAILLNANFDASDWSGNLKATLFNAFTGELESTTTWETAKTVTKNNINAFIYDAAQANHVSEYTEASISGDNYLCKAMGDIINSTPAIVGAPPYFYKFGNDTDKDLYYNFKYSAAVNNRDEMAYFGANDGALHAVCVSDGTEKWRFYPNSVISKMALADTDPSKDPCSSAYCHQFLLDGTPQPADIYVNTTTKWRTILVTGLGKGGSAFFTLDITYGKDFDDSSVPSLYLWEFNETDDAELGYATSWPTIARLSNGTGTGWATVFGSGAAENDLLQTGKEAYLFAVNSYDKSKVWKDENDDPVYKIKLSSSELKNDVPSSPHLVDIYDDSLYDRIYVGNLYGNLYRAKNIGFGQKPEVELFFNSENTDHRNPVTAKACSGYDAGNDIWLFFGTGRYQDQIDKITTDQQYFFGLFDEGASRSTPYTKSDLVEMQTEIVEAYALDDNGNPVDLDKDGNDDLKQYRTISCDLPDKEGRCNPDNKSWMLKLAIPSGGASERSISQPLVVGGVVFFTTFIPDGDVCEGNGDTYLFAVDWESGEFVSNEVFDINGDDKYTEADKTVKDPGDPDNPKKVVGLYIGTGKPVPELVIHNDILFVGTTDGEPAVIKVNLEDLQSRLRSWKRQFN from the coding sequence ATGACAAATAAAGGCGCAAACCATCTTTTTTTTATTTTGATACTGTTCATTACACTCTGGATGATGCCCGGGCATGCCCTTGCCCTTTGCAGCATTGATCCAAACGGAACCTATATTGAAGCAGAACATTTCACAGGTGATTACCAGCTGGATCCCTGGTATCACCAATCAGGTGATTATTTTGAGTTGCATCCTGACAATTCAGCCAACGGAGAGATAATTCTTAAATCCGGAAGCAGCGGTGCTGCTGACAGCACTCCTGAAAATGAAGTGAAAAAATATGACGTAAATTTCACTGCAACCGGCACCTACTATATCTGGATGCGTGGAAAGGGATTCAACGGCTCTGAGGATTCAATGTTTTTCACTGTGGATAATGACTCCTGGAAGGCCTGGAATTTCGGCGGAAATTATGGGCGTTTTATCTGGACAGGTTCCATGCAGATTGGAATTGGGAATACAATCAGCATAAGCACGACAGGCCCCCATACCATCAAAATTGCCATGCGGGAGACCAATACGGAAATTGATGGTTTCTATATTACTAAAGGAACTGAAACTCCGACAGATGCAAGCGTCCCCTCGAAAGAGAACACCATCAATCCCCAAGCAGGGTGCAGTGGGCCGACCTGGGCAACAGATCCGTTACAGCTGGAGCCCACCTGCTTTGTAGGATACAATGCCACATCTTTAACCTTTGATATAACAAATACGGGGACAGCAAATGACACCTCCAGCGCCACTATCTCCAGTAGCGAAACCTGGGCCACAGTAAATAACAGCACCGTGCCGGCACTGGCAGTTAATGAATCCCACACCGTTACCGTGAATTTCAGCACATCTGCTCTGGCTGCTGGCACACACACAGCGACCCTGACCATCACCAGCAGCGGCAATGTGGAGAATTCACCCCTTGAGATTCCCATCACCCTGCTGGTAAAAGCTGCGCCATCCTCGGCCGCATGTGGAGAGATCCCACTGTATGCGGAAAATCTGGTTAACCCCGCCATCATGGTTCAGCTGGATACTTCAGGAAGTATGGATAACAAAATGGATACTGATGATGGATATATGACCCGGATTAGCATTGCAGAGGATGTATTAAAAGAGGTGTTCTTAGACCGCAGTATTTCCTGGGGATTTGCTACCTGGGCAGGCGGAAGTGGACGCTCTAACGATAGCGAGGGTTCGCCCACTTATTATACAAACTATCGTATCGGCTGCCATGACCATGATGAAGAGCATCAGGACGCACTCCAGAGCAAGGCAGATGATGGAAGTGCCTCCGGATACACACCCCTTGTCCCCGCCATGAAAGCAGCCCTTGCCTATTTTCAAGGAAATCGTCAGGATAATCACTATAATGAAAAATTCACCCAATTGTCATGTCAGCCCAGAATCCTGGTGCTGGTGACGGACGGATTGGGAAACACAGCAACAGACAACACTAAAATAGGTGCGATTACCGACAGCTTGATTGCCGAAGGCATCACCATTGTAGCCGTGGGGTTTGGCCTTGATGATGCGACCCAACTGGACCTCATTGTAAAAAAAATGAAGACTGCGGGTGAAGCCTCTGAAGATGATTATCTTTACCATCTGCACAATGAAGATGCCAACGGTGTTGCCGAGCCGTTCATGGCACAGAATCGGCAGGAATTTATCAATGCGATGAACGACATTGTTACAAGCGTCAAAGCTCAGGTGTTCCATGGGGCATCTCCAGCTCCCACCACCTCTGTGGATAACGGAGCGATTCTTTTGAATGCCAACTTTGATGCCTCGGACTGGAGCGGTAACCTGAAAGCAACATTGTTTAATGCCTTCACCGGCGAACTGGAATCCACGACCACCTGGGAAACGGCTAAAACTGTGACCAAAAACAATATTAACGCCTTTATCTATGATGCTGCCCAAGCAAATCACGTCAGTGAATATACGGAGGCTTCAATTTCCGGGGATAATTACCTTTGCAAGGCCATGGGAGATATCATCAACTCAACCCCTGCTATTGTTGGAGCCCCCCCCTACTTCTATAAATTTGGCAATGATACTGATAAAGACCTATATTATAATTTCAAATACAGTGCCGCCGTCAACAATCGGGATGAAATGGCCTACTTTGGCGCCAATGACGGCGCCCTCCATGCGGTTTGCGTGTCAGATGGTACTGAAAAATGGCGGTTTTACCCAAACAGCGTGATTTCAAAAATGGCCCTGGCAGACACAGATCCAAGTAAGGATCCCTGTTCAAGCGCCTATTGCCATCAATTTTTGTTGGACGGAACCCCCCAACCAGCGGATATTTATGTAAACACCACAACAAAATGGAGAACCATTCTGGTGACCGGGCTTGGAAAAGGCGGCAGCGCTTTTTTTACCCTGGACATTACCTATGGTAAAGATTTTGATGACTCGAGTGTTCCATCTCTATATTTGTGGGAATTCAACGAAACTGATGATGCAGAGCTGGGGTATGCGACCTCCTGGCCCACCATCGCAAGGTTGAGCAATGGGACAGGAACGGGATGGGCAACTGTTTTCGGTTCAGGGGCGGCAGAAAATGATCTGTTGCAGACTGGCAAGGAAGCTTATCTGTTTGCGGTAAACAGTTATGACAAAAGTAAGGTCTGGAAAGATGAAAACGATGACCCTGTTTACAAAATTAAACTTTCAAGCAGCGAGTTAAAAAATGACGTCCCCTCCTCACCACATCTGGTTGATATTTACGATGACTCTTTGTATGACCGGATCTATGTGGGCAACCTGTATGGGAATTTATACCGTGCCAAAAACATCGGTTTTGGTCAAAAACCCGAGGTCGAACTGTTTTTTAATTCAGAAAACACTGATCACCGGAATCCCGTCACAGCAAAGGCGTGCAGTGGATACGACGCCGGTAACGACATCTGGCTCTTTTTTGGAACCGGAAGATACCAGGACCAGATTGACAAAATCACTACGGATCAGCAGTACTTTTTCGGACTGTTTGATGAAGGTGCATCCAGGTCAACACCTTACACAAAATCAGATCTCGTTGAAATGCAGACGGAAATCGTTGAAGCGTATGCCCTGGATGATAATGGAAATCCCGTTGATCTGGACAAAGATGGAAATGATGACCTGAAACAATACCGGACTATCTCCTGTGATTTGCCCGATAAAGAAGGCAGATGCAACCCGGACAATAAATCGTGGATGCTTAAACTTGCAATCCCGAGCGGTGGGGCCAGCGAAAGATCTATTTCACAGCCTCTGGTCGTGGGGGGGGTGGTTTTTTTTACAACATTTATCCCTGATGGGGATGTGTGTGAAGGAAACGGGGACACCTATCTTTTTGCGGTGGACTGGGAAAGCGGAGAATTTGTATCAAACGAAGTGTTTGATATTAATGGAGACGATAAATATACAGAAGCGGATAAAACCGTTAAGGATCCTGGCGATCCGGATAACCCCAAAAAAGTGGTGGGACTTTATATCGGCACCGGAAAACCTGTTCCGGAACTGGTAATCCATAATGACATCCTGTTTGTGGGAACCACTGATGGAGAACCGGCAGTGATCAAGGTAAATTTAGAGGATCTGCAAAGCAGGCTGAGATCCTGGAAAAGGCAATTTAATTAA
- a CDS encoding GspH/FimT family pseudopilin, translating to MIKKFLLKMMPRQQHNGGFTLIEMMIVIAIIGIAASIGVPNLMLWFDNLSVKSAARDLYSAMQEARMIAVRQNADTAIVFDTANSRYEIRSDWGSGNNLESRVLLSSYKNKVQFGNGNATETETGDAAFGDFITYASNVLVVNSRGIGTAGYVYLANPNNGTAYAVGTRSSGLVRLSKWYGTAKWQ from the coding sequence ATGATTAAAAAATTTTTACTGAAAATGATGCCCAGACAACAACACAATGGGGGATTTACACTGATTGAAATGATGATTGTCATTGCAATTATTGGAATTGCCGCGTCAATAGGTGTTCCGAACCTGATGCTCTGGTTTGACAATTTAAGCGTCAAATCTGCCGCAAGGGACTTGTATTCCGCCATGCAGGAGGCCCGCATGATTGCGGTTAGGCAGAATGCCGATACGGCCATTGTTTTTGATACGGCAAACAGCCGTTATGAAATTCGCAGCGACTGGGGGAGTGGAAATAACCTTGAATCAAGAGTATTGCTGTCTTCATATAAAAACAAAGTTCAGTTTGGCAATGGCAATGCAACCGAAACCGAAACCGGGGACGCAGCCTTTGGTGACTTCATCACGTATGCATCAAATGTTCTCGTTGTTAACTCAAGGGGTATTGGCACGGCCGGATATGTCTATCTGGCCAATCCGAACAACGGCACTGCCTATGCCGTAGGCACACGGTCCAGCGGTCTTGTCAGACTCTCAAAATGGTATGGAACAGCAAAATGGCAGTAA
- a CDS encoding uracil-DNA glycosylase family protein codes for MDIFDGNAAQDSDCGHGVVQALNALNRFLKFQKSLGNHSIVLGRDAFHILETWGTPSWPPPPFDAQGPEDARIVLVDSEGTFFKGEPGGLLIKMLAAMHLTPSDVYICNAADNALLSRHILTHKPLAVVAFGEKACRMMKETDDPLAEIRGNFFQCHGVPVMVTHHPSVLVKNAALKRQAWDDLKQVMACTGLDRHDS; via the coding sequence ATGGATATTTTTGACGGGAATGCAGCTCAGGATTCAGACTGCGGCCATGGGGTTGTCCAGGCCCTAAATGCGTTAAATCGGTTTCTAAAGTTTCAAAAAAGTTTAGGAAATCACTCCATAGTCCTGGGCAGGGACGCTTTTCATATCCTTGAAACATGGGGTACCCCGTCATGGCCGCCGCCGCCTTTTGATGCCCAGGGCCCTGAGGATGCGCGCATTGTTCTCGTGGACAGTGAAGGAACCTTTTTTAAGGGCGAGCCCGGCGGCCTTTTGATAAAGATGCTTGCCGCCATGCATCTCACACCTTCAGATGTGTATATCTGCAATGCTGCGGACAACGCGTTGCTTTCCCGCCACATACTGACGCATAAGCCTTTGGCCGTGGTGGCATTCGGAGAAAAGGCCTGCCGGATGATGAAGGAGACGGATGATCCCCTGGCAGAAATCCGGGGAAATTTTTTTCAATGCCACGGGGTGCCGGTCATGGTCACCCACCACCCTTCGGTGCTTGTGAAAAACGCTGCCCTGAAACGCCAGGCCTGGGACGATCTTAAACAGGTCATGGCCTGTACAGGATTGGACCGCCATGATTCTTAA
- a CDS encoding pilus assembly PilX family protein, protein MIKHIQQPVKDIHNEKGFALITTLLVLSILTFIGIAATNTTNFELKIAGNERVAYQRFYIADSGWKQSGPFLNTLATPPAYINVNPADVDYNYVWDDYKHLVRNFGDRTDFPDANDPPEDYPVDGSVSGLPYWYRIQHDGDRQAAGFGPEYRDFRYQVSCNADGTTEVNTIVRKVYKVGY, encoded by the coding sequence ATGATCAAGCATATTCAACAGCCTGTCAAAGATATTCATAATGAAAAGGGATTTGCACTTATTACTACGCTTCTTGTTCTGTCAATTCTGACTTTTATAGGGATAGCAGCAACAAACACTACGAACTTTGAACTTAAAATAGCTGGGAATGAACGTGTTGCATACCAGAGATTCTATATAGCTGACAGCGGATGGAAGCAATCCGGCCCATTCTTAAACACCCTGGCTACGCCGCCTGCTTATATCAACGTGAACCCCGCAGATGTTGACTACAACTATGTGTGGGACGATTATAAACATCTTGTCCGCAATTTTGGTGACCGCACAGATTTTCCAGATGCAAATGATCCGCCGGAAGATTACCCTGTTGACGGGTCGGTCAGCGGTCTGCCCTACTGGTACCGGATACAGCATGATGGCGACCGGCAGGCTGCCGGATTTGGACCAGAATACCGCGATTTTCGGTATCAAGTGTCCTGCAATGCCGATGGTACGACTGAGGTCAATACAATAGTCCGAAAAGTGTACAAGGTAGGATATTGA
- a CDS encoding prepilin-type N-terminal cleavage/methylation domain-containing protein codes for MTFLRNNQGFTLIESLIAMFVLAVGILALNTMQISSIRGNTSANKLTVASTLAGNSYERLLNVSYNDSTMDPATNPHSDAELTGLQLPSHVSSVSWNVTEWTNSDGVDNDGDGVTDESDELNIKVVSLNVNYNDGSPKTLTISFYKSGML; via the coding sequence ATGACATTTTTGAGAAATAATCAAGGTTTTACGCTGATAGAATCTCTCATAGCAATGTTTGTACTGGCGGTTGGGATCCTGGCACTGAATACAATGCAGATAAGCAGCATAAGGGGGAATACATCTGCGAACAAGCTGACTGTAGCCAGTACACTTGCGGGGAACAGTTACGAACGCTTATTAAATGTTTCATATAATGATTCAACAATGGATCCTGCCACAAATCCTCATAGTGACGCGGAGCTTACCGGGCTGCAGTTGCCTTCTCATGTTTCTTCGGTTTCATGGAATGTTACTGAGTGGACAAATTCAGATGGCGTAGACAATGATGGAGATGGCGTCACCGATGAATCCGATGAACTGAACATCAAAGTTGTCTCACTTAATGTCAATTACAACGATGGAAGTCCAAAAACATTAACAATCAGTTTTTATAAAAGTGGAATGTTATGA